AGCAGTTTGCCCAATTCGGGGTGGTCTTTGAGCGCTTCGCTGGAGGCCGCGCTCAGCAGCACGGCCAACGGCGTCTTCAGGGCGTGCCCAAGGTTGCCCAGGGCATTGCGCGAACGCTTGAGGCTGTCTTCGGTGTGGGCCAGCAGATGGTTGATCTGCGCCACCAGCGGCTCCAGCTCCAGCGGCACTTGGGTGTCGAGTTGCGAGCGCTGGCCCTGTTGCAGTTGGGCGATCTGCTCGCGAGCAGTCTCCAGCGGGCGCAAGGCGCGGCGCACGGTGACGCGTTGCAGGACCAACACCAGCAACAGGGCGGCCAACCCGATGACCAGACCAATCTGACGCATCAGGCGAAAGCTTTCGCGCACTGGGGTGTAGTCCTGCGCCACACTGATGGAAATCGACTGGCCAAAGCGTTTGTAGTCCGAACGCAGTACCAGCAGTTGCTGACCTTCAGGCCCCAGTTGCAGGTTGCCCTTGAGGCCAGCCTCGGGCAACCGCGGCAGCTCCTGATCCCATAGCGAACGGGAGCGCCAGTGAACATCGGCAAAGTCGATGCGAAAATAATGCCCGGAAAACGGTCGCTGATAGGCCGGCGACAGGCGCTGCTCATCCAGCTGCACCCCATGGGGCCCACGCACCAGCGCCACCAGCAGATTCTCGGCGTCGTTGCGCAGACCGGCTTCCAGATAACGCTGCAAACCCGCCTCGAACAACCACAGGCTGGTTTGCGCCAGCACCACGCCGACAATCACCATCACACTGATCAGGCCCAGGCTCAGGCGCCGCTGAATTGACTTCATGCAGGGCTGGCGCCAAAGCGGTAACCCTGGCCACGCCGGGTTTCGATCACGCTGCGGCCCAGCTTGCGGCGCAAGTGGTTGACGTGCACTTCGAGCACATTGGAGTCGCGCTCGGTCTCACCGTCGTACAGGTGCTCGGCCAGGTGGCTTTTTGAAAGGATTTGTTCCGGGTGCAACATGAAGTAGCGCAACAGGCGAAACTCGGCGGCCGTCAGTTGGATCTCATCGCCATCGCGCAGCACGCACTGGCGGCCCTCATCCAGGTGCAGGCCGGCGGCTTGCAAGGTGGGCTGGTTGGCCTGGCCATGGGAACGGCGCAACAGCGCCTGGATACGCAGGTGCAGCTCTTCGGGGTGGAAGGGTTTGCTCAGGTAATCGTCGGCACCGGCCTTGAGCCCTTCGATGCGCTCGGCCCAGGAATCGCGGGCGGTGAGGATCAGCACCGGAGTGGCCAGCGCGGCCGCACGCCATTGTGCCAACACCTCAAGCCCAGGCAAACCGGGCAGGCCGAGGTCCAGGATAATCAGGTCATAGGGCTCGCTGCGGCCTTGATACGCGGCGTCGCGCCCATCGGCCAGCCAGTCGACGGCATAGCCCTGGCGCTGCAGGCCGGCCAGCAGTTCATCGGCCAGGGGTACGTTGTCTTCCACCAGGAGCAGGCGCATCAGTCTTCCTCATCTTTGATCAGCACACCGGTGCTGGCGTCCAGCTTGATCTCGCGCACCACGCCGTCGGTGGTCACCAGCTCCACCTCATAGGCGTATTGGCCGTGCTTTTTCTCCAGCTCAGCCTCCAGCAGCCGCGAGCCGGGATGGCGGGCCATGGCTTGTTGCAACAGTTGCTCCAGCGGCAGGATCACTCCCTGCTGGCGCAGCGCCAGGGCCTCATCCTGATTGAGGTCGCGGGCCGCCAGGCTTGAGCAGAAAACCATGAGCACCAGCGCCGCTCGACTGCCGGTGCGTAAATTTACCTTCATTACGTATCCTGATGATTCTTGAGAACCTGCCCGGAGAGCGCGTCCAATTCAATATCCCATTCAATACCGTCGGCATCTTCCAGTTCGACTTCATACACGTACTTGCCGTAAGCCTCGTCCAGGTCGGTGTCCAGCAGCGTCGAACCCGGGTGCAGGGCCAGGGCCGTGGCTTCGAGTTGATCGAACGCGACAATAGTAACAGTGGCAGGCACGCTCAGTGGCTTGTCGGGGTCCACAGCTGCGGCCTGGGTTGCCGTGGAGACGATAATAGCGGCGGCGACCAGAGCGGTGAGGCGCTTCATGATAAGTCTCCGTTACATGATGTTTTTCCTACGT
The genomic region above belongs to Pseudomonas poae and contains:
- a CDS encoding sensor histidine kinase, with translation MKSIQRRLSLGLISVMVIVGVVLAQTSLWLFEAGLQRYLEAGLRNDAENLLVALVRGPHGVQLDEQRLSPAYQRPFSGHYFRIDFADVHWRSRSLWDQELPRLPEAGLKGNLQLGPEGQQLLVLRSDYKRFGQSISISVAQDYTPVRESFRLMRQIGLVIGLAALLLVLVLQRVTVRRALRPLETAREQIAQLQQGQRSQLDTQVPLELEPLVAQINHLLAHTEDSLKRSRNALGNLGHALKTPLAVLLSAASSEALKDHPELGKLLRDQLEQVQQRLNRELNRARLAGETLPGALFDCEKELPGLLATLNMIHGDHLDLSYHVAPGLQLPWDREDLLELLGNLLDNACKWADAEVRLTVSESEKSYLLAVEDDGPGIPETQRDQVFSRGARLDEQIDGHGLGLGIVRDIVEVWGGVLQLQESELGGLKALIELPKRQS
- a CDS encoding PepSY domain-containing protein encodes the protein MKVNLRTGSRAALVLMVFCSSLAARDLNQDEALALRQQGVILPLEQLLQQAMARHPGSRLLEAELEKKHGQYAYEVELVTTDGVVREIKLDASTGVLIKDEED
- a CDS encoding PepSY domain-containing protein encodes the protein MKRLTALVAAAIIVSTATQAAAVDPDKPLSVPATVTIVAFDQLEATALALHPGSTLLDTDLDEAYGKYVYEVELEDADGIEWDIELDALSGQVLKNHQDT
- a CDS encoding response regulator transcription factor, with amino-acid sequence MRLLLVEDNVPLADELLAGLQRQGYAVDWLADGRDAAYQGRSEPYDLIILDLGLPGLPGLEVLAQWRAAALATPVLILTARDSWAERIEGLKAGADDYLSKPFHPEELHLRIQALLRRSHGQANQPTLQAAGLHLDEGRQCVLRDGDEIQLTAAEFRLLRYFMLHPEQILSKSHLAEHLYDGETERDSNVLEVHVNHLRRKLGRSVIETRRGQGYRFGASPA